GCGGGGCCGTGCCCGAGCCCTTGCCCTCGATCTCGGTCTGCACGCTGGGGTAGAACTTCTTGAAGTCCTCGCTCCACGCGGTCATCAGGTTGATCATGGAGTCGCTGCCGATGCTCTTGACCGTGCCGGTGATGCCCTCGACCGGCTTGTAGTCGGCGATAGCGGCGTCGACCTTCACGCCCTGCTTGCCGCCGGGCTTGCCGTTCGAGGTGGCCGGCTGCTTGCTGTCTTTCGCGGGGTTGGTGGGGGTGGCAGGGGACGTGGTGGTGGCCGGCTGGGCGAAGGCCGCGGCGGCGAGGCCGGCGAGGGCGGCGAGCTGGAGGACGGTCCGGTGCATGCGGTCTCCTTGGTTGGTGCAAAAGGCTACGGGCCGCGGGCCCTGGCGGGGGCGGGGCCGGCGCTAAGGGTCGGCTAAACCCGTGCTGGTGCGCCGCCGTGTGTGGCCTGGTGATGATGCGGGGCTGGCGCAGGGTGTGGGGTCCGCGTGGCGGCCGCATCAAGGGCGCCCCTCGACCCCACACCCACGAGGGCCCCCGCATCAACGCGCAGGCGTGCATCGTGTCTGCCCGTTGATGCCGGGAGCTTGTGGGTGTGGGGTCGGCGCACTCAGTTTATGCGGCGCCCGCACCCACCCCACACCCTGCGCCAGCCCCAAGAAGAAATCCCACGACGTTCTCAACGCCCCCCACCCGCCCCGCACTCCGGGCACGCCGCCGCGTCACCACCCGCCAGCCCGCGCCGGTCGTACCCGCACGCGGGGCACCGCCCCCTCCGCCGCCGCCCCCGCCGCCGCGCCCACGCGAAGGTCTCAACCACTCCCATCAAGACGCCCGCCGCGAGGAGGGTGTTGAGGGCGAAGCCGAGGGGGAGGACTTCTGTCGGGAGACCCGGACAATCCGGCCCGGGCCCCATCCAGGAGGGTGCCGCGAGGTACGTATCCAGCACGATCTGATCGCCATAGTCCAGCTTCGTACGGCCCAACATTCCGCGCGCCGGCCAGCCGAACTCCTGTAGGTCATACGCCTCCGTCGCCGGCAGCACGTCATCATCGAGCGCTGTGATGATGAGCGTCTTGGTCCGGACCCGTGTGCGACCCCCGATCCACCCCTGATCCTCGGGGTATGCTGGCACAAACGCACTCACGCGCGGCTCGACCGGACGCAAGTTGAACTCCAACCGCGGCCCCTCGCCCCACAGCGCACACCCCCACGCCACCGCCCACGTGACCACCGCGCCCGCGAGCAGGCACACCCCCACGCGGACAATCCTCACGCTCCAGGCTCTCCGGCGCGGCGGCCTCTGCATCAACGCAGCGTACTGCGCTTTCGGAGTCGCTTGTGGCAGGGCTCGCCGCCCTGCCCGACCCGCCCGGACGCAAGCGTTCAATGGAGCCGCAGCGGCCTCCGCCGCTCGCCGCGTGGCTGCGCCCCCAACAACCGAGCACCTGAGAACGGCCCGGGAGAGCCCGAGAGGCCCGGCCTGAGGGCCTCTCGGATGAGCGGCGCCGAACCCGCGGCGGGCATCGGTGCCTCGCCGAACCATTACTTTCGCAACAGGCCCGAGGTGATGGCACGCTCCTGAAGGCGATGGCGTGCGATTACACTGCGCCCATGGACTCGCCGAAAGAGCCCCGGCGGAAGTGGCTGCTGTGGGCCTTCGCGCTCCCGCTGGCGCCGCTCTACCTTGTGTACGCCCTCGTCATGGGCGGGCTGATGCTGTGCCTCGTTGCGTATGCGAGGCCCGAACGGCGCGTGGGATCGGCGCGCCTGCGTCGGCGGCTCACGCGAGAGGGACGGGTCGTTTCATGGGCCGAGGTTGACGCCGCGCTCGCGGCCGCACCCGCGACCATCGTCATCGAAGAGCCGTCCACGGGCTGGAACGACGGGCTGTTCTGGCTTGTCCCCGGTCGCGTCCGCGGCGACGCGCCGCCGGTCGTCGAGTGCCCGCCCCAGCCCGACGAGGGTGCGTGGCTGGATCATCTCGAAAGTCAGCTCGCCCTCTCCGCCTGGTTCGCTCCCCATGTGAAGGACCGCCCCGACACCCGGCTCATCGCGGTCGTGCACTCGCACCGCGGGCTCAAGCGCTGCCGCGCTGAGGTCGAGCGGCTCACGCGGCTCCACCCGACGAACGCCGATTTAATCGAGGTGAACACCTCGGAGCTCTTCGATCATCTCGCGGCGCGCGAGCAGCGCGGGTGATACCTCGGCTTGGGTCGAGCCGCCAACTGCGATCGTTCAGCCTTCCACAACAATTGTGCAGGCTTCTACAACCGTTGTTCAGCCTTCCACTGCCGTTGTGCGGCCTTCCACAGCGGTTGTTCAGGCTTCCACGGCCGTTGTGGAACCTTCCACAGCCGTAGTTCAGGCTTCCACAACGGTTGTTCAGCCTTCCACAACCGTTGTGGAAGGCCCCCCGCGCCGCGGGAAGTCGCGCGGAAGTGGTGAAGGGGCGTGGGGTTGGGGTGATAACGGCGGGCGGACGCTGCGGGTGCGGGTCGTGGCGCGTGGACGGCCTGCGACGATTTTTCGGGATTTGCCTCCTGTGACGAAAGCGGCCCTCCAAACACGCCGAGGTAAAGGGTGCTGACGGCGGCCTGCCCCGCGGCCCGCATGTGCGGGACCCGCAGAAGGGTGTGTTGGGTCTACGCGGGTCAGCGTGCGGCGTCGGGGTCACCCATGACCTTCGCCGCACCGATGACCACTCGCGGCCAACGCGCCAAGGAGGGAACCATGGGCAGCAACGGAGTCGTGCCGAACGATCGGCGCCAGAAGGTCGTGTTCTACAACGCGCACACCAACGCGTGGTCAGCCAACGCGACCGCCATCGGCATCACGTCCACGAGGGCCACGGCCTTCGCGGCCCTGGTGCAGGACGCGATCCAGGCGATGAACGAGGCCGACGAGCTGCGCGAGGCGAGCAAGGTGGCCACCGCCAACTTCTACAAGGCGGTGTCCACCATGGGCAGCGAGGGGGCGGCCATCATCGCCACCATCCGCGCCTTCGCCGAGAGCACCAACAACGAGGCGGTGTACGGGATGGCCATGCTGCCTGTTCCCGGCCCCGGCACGCCCGTGCCGCCCCCCGGCACGCCCAGCGATTACCGCGTGGAGCTGCTGCAGGACGGGTCCATCGTGCTCAAGTGGAAGTGCCAGAACCCCGCGGGGGCGAGCGGCACGATCTACGAGGTGCGGCGGCGGCCCATCGCTGGCGGACCGTGGACCTTCATCGGGGCCACCGGCACCAAGAGCTTCAGCGACGACACCCTGCCCAGCGGCAGCGGCGGCGTGACCTACCAGATCACCGCGGTGCGGAGCACCCGGCGCGGCAACCCCGGGCAGTTCAACGTGAACTTCGGGGTGGGCGGCGGCGGGGGCATCGTGGCCACGGTGACGGAGACCACCGCGAAGCTGGCGGCCTGAGAGCCGGGCCTCTCGCGGAGGTCGCGGGGGCGCGGAGGAAGATGGGAGGCAGAGAGAGTGGTACAGAGAGAGTGCAGGCCCGGCGCTGGAGAGCGCCGGGCCTTTTCTGTTTTTGAGCTTTGAGGTTTGAGCTTTGAGCTTCCTTCCCCACCTCCCAAACTCCCCATCCCACATCCAACATCCCAAGTGCCTCCCTCCGCGCCCCCGCGTCCTCCGCGAGAGACCTGTTTTCAAAACAACACAGGCCCGGCGCTCGCGCGCCGGGCCTGCATCACCGCGTCCAAGCTCAGGGGGCAGAGCCCATGTGGGAGCTCAGCACTCACCCCCGCCCAGCACGCGGAAGAAGCTCTCGATGTCGGCGTCGGTGCCGATGTCGCCGTCGCAGTTGAAGTCGGCGTCGGGCGGGCAGTCGGGGCAGCAGTTGCCGCCCAGGCAGGCGAAGAAGGACTCGATGTCGGCGTCGGTGCCGATGTCGCCGTCCTTGTTGAAGTCCACGTCGCAGCAGATGAGGGGCAGGCAGGCGTTGACGGTGCGGAGGTCCTCGGGGATGAGGGGGAGCTCGACGCCGCGGAGGTGCTGCACGAAGGTGCTGGTGAACTGCGCCCCCAGCCGCACGGCCCCGTTCGTCGGCGGCACCGCGGGCTCCTCGCAGCCGCCGCTGAGGCCGGTGAGGATGGAGGCCCGCACGTGGTAGCCGCCCAGGGTGGGGGCGGTGGCGGTGGTGCGGTTGCCGACGATCACCGCGGCCTGCGGGCTGCCGGTCGTGCCCGGGGCGGCGATGGTCACGCCGTTGCCGCGCTCATTGCCGCGCCCGTAGTTCCAGGCCCAGATGGGCGTGCCCGCGGTGTCGAGCAGCTCGCCCCACACGTCGGTGGCGATCCCCTGCCGCACCCGCGTGCCGGCGACAAGGGTGTTGGTGCCGCTGGTGCGGACGCAGGCGTGGCAGGGCTCGAACTCGCGGATGGTGCGGCCCCAGACCACGTTGAGGGCGAGGTCGACCTTGACGATCTGGTTGGAGACCATCCCGCCGCTGCCCGCGGCCACCGGCGTGCTGCGGCCGTCGAAGACAAAGCCGCTCAGGCCCCCGGCGGCGCTCATGGCGGCGGCGAGGCCGTCGCCGTGCACCTTGAGCGAGGGGTCGCCGTTGTTGTAGAAGAAGGCCTGAACGACGGCGCCGTTGAGCTTGTTGACGCGGAGCAGGAAGGGGACGCCGCCGCCGTTGCTCAGCGCGGCCGTGCCCACCGCGAGCAGGAACTCGGGCTCCTCGACGACGTCGGTGATCTCGCAGGAGCCGGTCAGGCCCTCGACGCCGGCGGTGGGGGTGTACACCCGCGACCACATCACCGCGCCGCAGCCGGCGCTGAACCGCGTGAGGCGCCCGAAGGTGGGCGCGGTGGACGCCGCCTGCGAGCGGCCGGTGACGACGTAGGACTGGTCGGCCAGGGGCTTGACCGCGACGGGCGAGCGGCTGGCCGGGCTGTTGGGGCCGACGCCGTTGATCTCCCGCATGGGGCAGGTGACGTTGCCGTTGAGGTCGATGGTCATGACCCACGTCCCCCACGGGAAGGCGTCGGCCATCTCGCCGGCGATGATGTAGCGGGCGTTGGCCCCGGCGCCGACCTGGTTGATGCTGGTGCAGCTCGCGTCCCAGTTGGTGGGGCTGAACTTGGACCAGATCACGTTGCCCGCCGCGTCGTAGCGGGCCATGTGCAGCATGTTGAACCCCTCGCGGCCCACCGCGATGTGCCCGCCGTCGGGCGTGCCCGCGACCGCCTGCAGGTTGGTGGCCGGGTTCGCCCCGCCGCCGGGCGACAGCGGCGTGGTGTCGGCCCGCTGGTAGACCTGGGCCTGGACCGTCACGGCCGGGAGGCTGGTGAGCAGGGCGGCGGCGAAGAGGGCGGCGGCGGTGATGCGAGTCGTCATGGCTGATCTCCTTGGTGAGCGTGGTCTTTGAGGCTCGTGTGTGTGTGGTGGCCTCACCCTCGGAATCGCCGCCCGCCCGCGCCGCTTACGCCCTGGGGACGGTTTTTTTCGTCTCTGGCTGCAAGGTCGGCCCCCGCGGGGGCAACCGGGGCCCGCAGATTGCCATTGACAAGCCAGCCAAGTGGCCACGACAATGGGGCTTACACGCCCGACAGGGCGGAGAGAGAGGAAGACCATGGGTTGCCGGTCCGTTGTCGGGCTTTCGTGCGCCATTGCCGGCGCGGCGTTGTGCGGTGAGTCCCGCGCCTTCGAGGGGTCGGTCAACGGCCTGGGCCAGGGCAGCGTCCACGCCTCTATCTGGGCGTACCCCAACCAGCCGCCCGCGACGCCCACCTTCCACGAGCACACCGAGGTGCCCAACCTCGTCATGGGCCCCAACCTTCCCGGCGCCGACCCGCGGACCGGCTTCCGCTTCATCACCGGCCAGGCGTGGCGGACCACCGTGAACATCCGCGCGGCGCAGGGCGACACGGTGGACTGGCACAGCATGCTCCCGCACGTCACCGCCAGCTCCGCCGACGCCGCGGGCTTCGTCGAGGTCCTCTCCGCCGAGCCTTTCGGCGGCGGGGCGAGGCTGTTCACGGTGCAGTGGGGCGCGAGCGACCCGGGCGTGGCGTTCCACATCGGGTGGTTCATGGGCCAAGAGCCCATCGTGCAGACGCCGATCATGGTCGGCCCGTTCAACCGCACCGACACCTTCCTGGTGCAGGTCCCCAGTGGCGACCTCAACCAGCTCCGCATGGAGGTCAGCGGCGCGGCGGTGAGCATCGTGCCGGCGCCCGGCGTGCTGGGGCTGATGGGCGCGGCGGGTCTGGTCGCCCTGCGCCGCCGCCGCTAGCGGAACTCCGCGGCCCTGGGGCTCGAGCGTGACTCGTAGAACGCGCGGACGCGGGACTTCGCGATGTCGCGCGGCTCGGGCGGGGTGCGCGGGTTCTCCTTGAGCGCCGTGTACGACGCCAGCAGGTGGCTCTCCGCCGCGGCGTCGCTGTCGCGCGAGCACGCGCCCAGCGACTCGCCGAGCAGGCTCTGCGTCCACCCGCGGTGCCAGTCGTCCTCCTGGAGCACGAACTCGCGGATCTTCAGCGACTGCTCCAGGTGCGTCACCGCCTCGCACGGCCGCCCCTGCCGCACCAGGTTCCACCCGTAGGACGTGAGCACGAACGCCAGCCGCGGGTCGTGCCCGCCCTTGGCCAGGGCCGCGTAGATGTCCCGCGACTCGCGGTAGTACGCCTCCGCCTCCCTGAGCTTGCCCTGATCATCCAGCAGCACGGCGGTGTTGCACAGCACGCTGGCCAGCATCGGCTGGTCCTGTCCGCCCCGCAGGATCGCGATCACCCGCTCGAACAGCGCCTGGGCGTCCTCGAACCGCCCCACGTGCTGCCGCAGAATCCCGACGTCGTTGAGCGTCTGCGCCAGCGCCTTGTCCGAGGCCTCCAGCTTCTTCTCCTGCACCTCCAGCGCAGCTGTCAGGTGCGTCTCTGCCTCGGTGAACCGCCCCTGCTCGATCAGGGCCCGCCCCAACCACGAGCGCACCTGCGCCGTCCGCAGGTCGCGCGGGCCAAAGTGCTCCTCCTCCAGCGCCAACGCCTGCCGCAGGTGGCTCTCGCCCGCCTGCGCATCGCCGTTGTTCAGGAACGTCGTGCCCATCCACGCGTGGGCCGCGGCCTTCACCCGAGGCTGCTGCTCCAGCTCCTTCGCCAGCGGCCCAGAGCTCAGCTCCGCTGCCACGTCCCGCAGCATCTCGCGCACCGTCAGGTCGCGGTTGCGGGCGAGGTTGGGGTCGGCCCCGCGCAAGGCCCGCTCCAGCACCCGGTTGAGCGCATCGGCGTCCGCACGCTCCGCCTCCGCCTGCCGCCACATCACCGCCGACGTCACCCCGCCCACCGCCGCCGCCACGATAAAGGGCAGAATCATCGCCGCCGCCAGCTTGTGCCGCCGCAGGTGCATCCGCGCCACGTACGTAAACGAGTCCCGACGCGCCTCGATCGGCTCGCCGGCGAGGAAGTGCTGCAGGTCCCGCACCAGCTCCGCCGCGGACTGGTACCGCCGCTCCCGCTCCTTCGCGAGGCACTTGAGCACGATCACTTCCACATCCTGCGGGATGTCGCGCCGCAGCTTCCGGGGCGCCGCGGGCGGCTCGCTGATGATCGTGTCCATCACCTCGCGCATGTTCCCCACCACCGTGTACGGGAAGTGCCCCGTCAGCACCTGGTACAGGATCACGCCCAGCGCGTACACGTCCGTGCGCACATCGATCTTCTCGCTCCGCCCCTCCGCCTGCTCCGGGCTCGCCCACGGCATCGAACCCAGGAACTGCCCCGTGATCGTCATGAGCTGCAGCTTGTCGTCCACGCCGCCGGTGGTGTCGCCGCCCGCCACCTTCGCGAGGCCGAAGTCCAGGATGTGGGGCCGCCCCTCGCCGTCCACCATGATGTTGCCGGGCTTGAGGTCGCGGTGGATGATGCCCTTGAGGTGCGCCGCGCTCACCGCCTCGCACACCGGCACCAGCAGCGCCACCGCGTCACGGGCCGACGCCTTCACGCTCGCGGCGTACGTGTCCAGCGGCGTGCCGCTGATGTAGTCCATCACGAAGTACGACAGCCCCTGCTGCGTCACCCCCGAGTCGTGGATCGCCACAATCCCCGGGTGGTTGAGCTGAGCGAGGATCTGCGCCTCGCGCTCGAACCGCGCGTGCTCGCGCTGGCTGGCGAACGGCCCGTCCCGCATGACCTTGATCGCGACCTTGCGGCGCGTGGTCTTCTGGATCGCCTGGTACACCACGCCCTGCCCACCCCGGTGCAGCTCGCGGAGCAGGTCGTACCCCGGGAAGGTCCCCGCCGGCGGCAGCACGAACGGCCCGCCCCCCAGGCGCGCCCGCACGCTGGGATTTGAGCCCGCCGCCACCGGCGCCATCTCCGCCGCGGCCTCGCGCAGCGCCGCCTCGACGAGGTTGCGCTCGCTGCTCTCAGCAGGCGTGGAGGGGCCGTCGTTCACGCGCCCAGTCTACCGCGTTGCGGTGAGACGTCCTCATCCCGTACGCCGCTTCTCGCGGGCTGAAAACGCTACAGTCCCCGCCAGTGCCCGAACCCACCCGCCAGTCCGCCGACCGCCCGAGCGCCAATACGCCCTCGCTTGTCACCGTGCGCCTGCTCCGCGAGAGCGACCCGATCCCCGAGATCACCAGCCTCCTGCACCGCGCGTACGCCAAGCAGGTGAGCATGGGCCTGAAACCCCTCGCCGGCCGGCAGGACGACGCCACCACCCACAAACGCGTGCACAGCGGCGAGTGCTACCTCGCCGTCATGCCCGACCCCGCGTCCCCGCGCGGCGAGAAAATCGTCGGCACCATCCTCTTCCACGAAGTGGAGGACGCCAAAGGCCCGCCGTGGTTCGGCAATGCTTTCGTCGACAGCTTCTCGCAGTTCGCCGTCGACCCCGACATCCAGGGGCAGGGCCTCGGCGGGCTTATGCTCGACAAGGTCGAGGCCCGCGCCAAGGAGTGCGGCGCGACCGAGATGGCCTGCTCCATGGCCGAGCCCGACACCGACCTCATGAAGTGGTACCTCAAGCGCGGGTATCGCTTTGTCGAGCACTGGCAGTGGCCCTACACCAACTACCGCAGCGCCATTCTGAGCAAGACGCTGTAACGAGGGTCTGACGGCGCCAACGGACTTAGCGCCGGTATACTGCGCGCAAGGAGCACCAATATGCAGCAACGCCGCGGTTTCACGCTGGTCGAGGGTGGGTTCGCAGCCGCGGCGGTGTCGCTGCTGGTGTGCCTGGGGCTGGTGCCCATGCAGCCCGAGCCGAGCAAGCAGGACAAACCCGCCGCCCGGCCCGAGCAGGACGGCAAACAGGAGCGGCCCCGCCGCTACAAGCCGGGGCAGCCAGAGAAGACCGATGAGCCCCGGGAGACGGGTGAGAACGGGGCCCTCCTGGTGGCCCCCACGGTTTCGGCGCTCAGCAAGGCGCGGGCGAGCGCCCGCCAGATCAAGTGCGCAACGATGGTCCGCGGCATCAGCCAGGGCCTGATCATGTTCGCCCAAGGGAACGAGGATTCCTACCCGCGCCCCTCGCGGCTCGACAAGGAAAATACCACCATCAACGCCGCCGCGCACGAGAAGGACACGACCGACAACATCATCTCGGTCATGATCTACAACGGCTTCTTCGGCCCCGAGCTGTGTGTCACACCCGCCGAAGTGAACAAGAACATCAAGATGATGAAGGACTACGCGTACGCCAGCCCTGCTTCCGCGGCCACGCCGCAGCAGGCGCTGTGGGACCCTGCCTTCAATGCCGACTTCACCAGCCCCGACGGCGGGCACCTCTCCTACGCGCACCTCATGCCCAGCAGGTCACGCCGGCATATCTGGACCAACTCCTTCAGCTCCACGGAGGCCGCGGTCGGTAACCGGGGCCCGCGCATCGAAGCCCTCGAACGCCGCGCGGAGCGCGATGTGCCAGTCCTGCCCGAAAAGAGCCACACCTACCGCATCCACGGTGCCAACTCCACCTGGGAGGGCAATGTCGCGTTCAACGACAACCACGTCGAGTTCATGACGACGATGTATGCGCCCGGTGCCGAGTACCTCGACCCCGAGAGGGTCAAGAAACCCGACAACTTCTTCTACGACGAGAACGACGACCCCGCCGACTCGAACCTGGTGCTCGGCATCTACACCCGCGCGGGCATCACGACCGACCACTTCAAGGGCATTTGGGACTAAACGTGTAGGAACCCAGACCGGCAGAATCCCGACCGTCAGGGAGGGACTCGGCCCGCCGGCGGGCCGACCGGCTACGCCACGCGCGCCACACGAACCGCCCACAGCGGTGTCGTACTGGTACCACAGGAGCGCCCCGCATGCCCACCCCTCGCGCGTTCACCCTCACCGAACTGACCGCCACCTTGGCCGTGCTCGCCGCGGGCGCTTGCCTCACGGCCGTGTGCGTGGGCCAACAGCCCGAGGACGAACCCAAGAAGCCCTCACCCAAGGTCTCCGGCGACCCCGAGGTCATCAAGGCAGAGAAGCAGAAGAAGGCCAAGGAGGATCAGATCAAGGACTCCACGCACGTGCGCGGCATTCACCAGGGCCTCGTCATGTTCGCCCAGAACAACAAGGACAAGTTCCCGCTGCCCAGCGTGATCGACAAGGGCGACCACACCGTGAAGGCCGGGCAGGCGACCGAGAAGGACACGACCGCCAACATCATGTCGATGCTGGTCTTCAACGGCTTCTTCGGGCCTGAGTTGTGCGTCTCGCCCGCCGAGAGCAACGACAAGATCAAGGCAGATGAGGATTACGAGTACGCCAGCCCCAGGAGGGCCGTGAAGCCCGAGGCGGCCCTGTGGGACCCCGCGTTCAGCGCCGACTTCTCCGACGGGAACACCGGCAACTTCAGCTACGCCCACCTCATGCCCAGCAAGTCGCGACTGGAGCAGTGGGGCAATACGTTCAAGGCAACCGAGCCCGCCATCGGCAACCGCGGCCCAAAGGTCGTCGCCGTCACCTACCAGGGCGAGGCCGACAAGCTCAGGGCGGTGCCCGAGGTGAACGGGAAGAGCAAGACCTACGCGATCCACGGGCCCGCCGACAGCTGGGAGGGCAACATCGCGTTCAACGACAACCACGTCGAGTACATGAGCGAAATGACGCACCCAAAGCGCACCTTCAAGGACGCGAAGGAGATCGCCCGCCCCGACGTGCTGTTCTTCAACGAGGACAACGACCCCAGCGACAGCAACACCATATTGGGCATCTTCACCCACGCCGGCCCGAGCACGAAGAACTTCAAGGCGATCTGGGACTGAGCGTCCGTCGGGCATCGCTCCCAGCCTCACACATGACCCCAAACGCGAAGACCGGCCGCGGCCCTCCAGCACGGCCGGTTTTCGTATGCTCTGCCCCATGCGGGCCGTGGTGCAGCGAGTGTCGAGTGCGTCGGTGACAGTAAACGGGGGCGTCGTCGGCGGGATCGGCCGCGGCCTGCTGGTGCTGGTCGGCATCGAGCAGGCTGATTCCGACTCGCAGGTCGTGTGGCTCGCCGACAAGTGCGCCAACCTGCGGATCTTCGAGGACGTACAGGGCAAAATGAACCTTTCGGTGAAGGACGTCGCCGGCGCAATCCTGCTTGTTCCCAACTTCACGATCGCGGGCGAGGCGCGCAAAGGACGACGGCCCAGCTTCGACAACGCGATGCGTCCGGAGCAGTCCGAGCCGATGTTTCAGCGAGTCGTCGCCGCGGTGCAGGCACAGGGCGTGCCGGTGCAGACCGGGGTGTTCCGGGCGGAGATGCAGGTGGCGCTTGTGAACGACGGCCCAATCACGATCTGGCTCGACTCGAACGGCTAAGTGCCGCCGAGATGTCTTCATCTCGGTGGTTTCCGATGGGATCGCTGCTGGATCAATACCATCCGAGCGTGCCCGACCTCGACGCACTCCTCCAGCAACTCAACCTCACCTGCACCCGCCGCACCTTCATCGGTTCGGGCGCCAGCGGCTCCGTGCTCCGCCTGACCCTCATCGATGGCTCCACGCTAATCGCCAAGCTCTCCACCTCCACCGACCTCACCCTCGAAGCCCGCGGCCTTGAACTCCTGGCCAACCACTCGCGCCTGCCCGTGCCCAAGCCGATCCATGCCACTCGGGCCGTCCTCCTCATGCAGGACATGCCCGGCGCCAGCGGCGCCTCGGGCGAAGCCGAGGAGCACGCGGCCGCGCTGCTCGCAGACCTGCACGCGGTCACCGAGCCCCAGGCACGCTACGGCCTGGACTTCGACAATCTCATCGGCCCGCTGCCGCAGCGGAACACGTGGGCACCCTCCTGGCCCGCGTTTTTCCGCGACCACCGCCTCCTGCCGATGACGCACGCCGCCGCGCGCGAGGGCGCGATCTCTGCCGCGCTCGCCACGCGACTCGAGCGCCTGGCATCCATCCTTGACGAGCGCCTGCCCGGGAACCCACCCGCCACCCTCATCCATGGCGACATCTGGTCCGGCAACGTCCTGTCGCACGATGGCCGCATCACCGCCCTGCTCGACCCCTCGCCCTACTACGCCCACGCCGAGGTCGAGCTCGCGTTCATCACGCTCTTCTCCACCTTCGGCCAGCGGTTCTTCGGCCGCTACGGGGAGCGACGCCCAATCGATCCGGACTTCTGGACCACCCGCCGGCACCTCTACAACATCTACCCGCTGCTCGTGCACGCCCGCCTCTTCGGCGAGAGCTACGCGGCCCAGATCGACCGCACCCTTGACCTCCTGCTCTAGCTCAAACGCTGGCAGCGACACCGGCGGCGCGGTAGAACATCCCCATGATCCGCCCGCTCTCTGTTGCTGCGGTTGCCATCCTCACTGCTGCGCCCGTGAACGCACAGCCTGCGCCCATCGCCCCGCCCGCGCAGGCAATCACGCAAGTCGCAAGCACGCCCACTCTCCCGGACCTCATCCGCCGCTACAGCGAGGACGAGTCCTACATCAGCCGCTTCCACCGCATGGAGTACTCGGAGAACCGGCGCGAGCGCTTCGAGCAGTACTACATAGAGTGGCTGGAACGCCTCGACACCCTCGCTTACGACGAGCTCGCCCCCACCGACCGCATCGACTTCCACCTGCTCCGCACCAGCGCCCGCTGGAGCCTCGACCAACTCGCGGCCGAGCGCCGCCGCCTCGACGCCATGGCCGAGGTCCTCCCCTTCCGCGAGGCGATCCAGACGCTCGAGCTCGCCCGCGTCCGCATGGACGCCTGCGACCCGCCCGCCGCGGCCCAGACGCTTGCCGACATCAGCGACAAGGTCAAGAGGACCCTCGATCGCGTGAAGGACGGCCGCAAGAAGGAGGGCGAGCGCACCGACACCGCAATCGTCCTCACCCCCGCCGTCGCCCAGCGGGCCGCGGGCGCCGTCGATGAACTGAGCGGCACCCTGGACCGCTGGGCCAGCAGCTACGAAGAGTTCGTTCCCGACTTTGATTGGTGGACCCGCAAACCACGCGAGGAGGCACAGAAGCAGCTGCGCGAACTCTCCAAGGAGCTCCGCGAAGAGGTCGCCGGCCTCAAGGGCAAGGACGAGGACCCGCTCGTCGGCGACCCCATCGGGCGCGAGGCCCTGCTCGCCGACATCCGCGGCGAGATGCTCGCCTACACGCCCGAGGAGCTCATCGCCATCGGCGAGCGCGAGCTCGCCTGGTGCGAAGAGCAGGCCCGCAAGGCCGCGGCCTCGATGGGCTACGAAGACTGGAAGCTCGCGCTCGCGAAGGTCAAAGGCGCCCACGTCCCACCCGGCGAGCAGGCGGCGTTCGTGCGCGACGAAGGCCGCGCGATGGTCAAGTTCCTCAAGGA
The nucleotide sequence above comes from Phycisphaerales bacterium. Encoded proteins:
- a CDS encoding DUF885 family protein; translated protein: MIRPLSVAAVAILTAAPVNAQPAPIAPPAQAITQVASTPTLPDLIRRYSEDESYISRFHRMEYSENRRERFEQYYIEWLERLDTLAYDELAPTDRIDFHLLRTSARWSLDQLAAERRRLDAMAEVLPFREAIQTLELARVRMDACDPPAAAQTLADISDKVKRTLDRVKDGRKKEGERTDTAIVLTPAVAQRAAGAVDELSGTLDRWASSYEEFVPDFDWWTRKPREEAQKQLRELSKELREEVAGLKGKDEDPLVGDPIGREALLADIRGEMLAYTPEELIAIGERELAWCEEQARKAAASMGYEDWKLALAKVKGAHVPPGEQAAFVRDEGRAMVKFLKDRDLITIPELCEQSWRLEMHSPETQKTLPYAVYGGQYMGVSYAAGSMPHDVKLMAMRGNNRHFTHIVTPHELIPGHHLQGFFAQREREYRRPFRTPFLVEGWALYWEFRLWDLGWAGATGHDADMDRIGMLFWRMHRAARIIVSLKYHLGDMTPQQMVDFLVERVGHEKSGATAEVRRYIGGHYSPLYQCGYMIGGLQLRSLYRELVESGQLTDKQFNDAVLLENSIPIELIRASLKGESLPKDWTPAWRFAESGQ